The DNA region GGCAGCTACGACGCCGCGCGACCGGCCAACACCGGCAACAACTTCGTCACCTACAAGCCGCTGCTCTCGGCCACCTGGCAGCCCAGCGAGCGCACCGAGCTGTCGGTCAAGACCACCTACAGCTTCAACAAGGAGAACCCGGACACCGACTACCAGTCCGGCCAGCTGTTCCACTTCGACTACTCCACCAGCTACCGGGTGACCGACAACCTGCGCCTGGGCCTGAACGGCTACTACGTGAAGCAGACCACCGACGACAGGCAGTTCGGCCGCACGGTGACCTTCATGGGCGAGGACGTGGACGACGGTGTGCGCGGGCAGGTCTTCGCCATCGGCCCGGCGGTGCACCTGACCTTCCTCAAGTACGCCAGCGTGGAGATGCGCTGGGCCAAGGAGTTCGCCGTGGAGAACCGCCCGGAGGGCGAGATGTTCTGGGCCAAGCTGAACCTGCCGTTCAGCCTCTGACCCTTCCGGGAATGCGAAACCCCAGGTCGATGGCCTGGGGTTTTCGTTTTTCACGGCCCGCTAGTGCAACGCGTTCGTAGGTTGGGCTGAGGTACGAAGCCCAACGCAGCGCAGCCGAGCCCTCGCGCCGTTGGGCCTCGCTACGCTCGGCGCCAACCTACGACGGTGCATCCTCCAGTCAGCTGTACACCGGCCACTGCTCGACGATGCGCCCATCGCGCACCGCCAGCAGGTCGCCGAACTGCAGGAGGATGGATTCGGACTGGGTCGGCCGCAGGAACACCTGGTCATCCACGCCCAGGCCGACGGCGTGGGAGCCGTTGATCATTTCCTGGTTGGAGCTGCGCCCGTAGAGGCCGTTGAACTGCAGGCCCTTGGGCGATTCCGGCTCGGCCATCCAGTTGCCGCCGTAGATGAAGAAGGTCTCGCGCTGGTTCGGGTCCCACCAGGAGAACAGCGCCGACTTGCCGTCCAGCGCCGGGATGCGCACCGCGCCGGTGCTCTTGAGCACCGGGGTGGCGATGTAGGCCGCCGGCTGGTGCTCCTCCAGGGACGGCAGGTCGTAGTGGGTGGGCTTGAGCAGTGCCGAGCCCACCGAGACCTCGCTGCTGGTGCGCTCGCGCTCGTGCATGCGGTAGCTGGGGCTGCCGGCGGTGTTCAGGGTCAGGCCGGGGCGCCACAGCGTGGGGTGCTGGGTGCGGGCGTAGTCGACGAAGCCGTCGTACAGCGTCATCACCTTGGCGAAGAGCGCTTCGGGCGAGCCGAGGATGCCGGGCACGCCCATGCCGACGAAGGGGTCGTAGCCCATGAAGCCAGCGAACTCCAGGTGCTGCGGGTTGGCGCCGATCAGCTCGAGCATCCGCCCGAGGCCGGCCGTGTCCTGCACGCCGCCCCGGTGCAGCCCCACGTCCAGCTCGATGTTGATGCGCATGCGGATGTTCAGGGCCTTGGCCAGCGCCAGGTACTGCGCCAGTCGCTCGGGGGTGTCGAGCAGCCACTGCAGCTGCCGGGCCGGGTCGAACGGGCCGCGATGGGCCTCGTAGAACAGCTGTGCGGAACGCACCGGCAGGGGCTTGCCGAGCAGGATGTCCGATTCGGGGAAGCGCTCGGCGTCGTGGTTGAGGAAGGGCTGGTGGAACGACATCAGCCGCTGGGTGCCGGCGCGCTTGGCGATGTAGTCCAGCAGCTGTGGCGAGGGCAGGGACTTCTCCACCAATCGGAGCGACTTGCCGGCACGGCGCACCGACTGCATCACCACGTCGATGTTGTGGTCCAGCCGGTCGAGGTCGATCAGCATCACCGGGCGCATCGGCCCCTGGGTCTTGAGCTCGCGGTTCAGGCGGGCGAAGTAGTCGCTGTACGGGGCGCCCTTGTCGGCCGGCCGCAGCCAGGCGCCGACACCGGCGAGCAGCACGCCGGCACCGGCCGTGCCGACGAGGAATTTGCGACGGTTCATGGCTTCTCCTTGTTATCCGGCCACGCCGAGGATCGAGGACAGGTGCGCATTGAGGAACTTGCCGCTCGGGTCCAGCGCCTGGCGCACCTCGGTGAATTCCTTCCAGCGCGGGTAGAGCGCCTGCAGGGTGCGCGCATTGAGCGTGTGCAGCTTGCCCCAGTGCGGCCGGCCGGCGTACTTCCAGAAGATCGGTTCGATGGCGGCGAAGAAGTTGTGGTGATCCATGCTGTAGTGCTGGTGCACGGAGATGGAGCAGCTGTCGCGGCCCTCGAACATGCTCAGGGGGATGTCGTCGGCCTTCACGTAGCGGTACTCGATGGGGAACCAGGTGCGCAGGTCCTTGTCGCGGATCAGCGCGAGGATCTCCCGCAGGCAGGCCGGGCCATGCTCGGCGGGCACCGAGTACTCCATCTCGTTGAAGCGTACGTTGCGCACGTTGGCGTAGATCTCGTGGGAGTCG from Pseudomonas tohonis includes:
- a CDS encoding DSD1 family PLP-dependent enzyme; this encodes MRPADKGAPYSDYFARLNRELKTQGPMRPVMLIDLDRLDHNIDVVMQSVRRAGKSLRLVEKSLPSPQLLDYIAKRAGTQRLMSFHQPFLNHDAERFPESDILLGKPLPVRSAQLFYEAHRGPFDPARQLQWLLDTPERLAQYLALAKALNIRMRINIELDVGLHRGGVQDTAGLGRMLELIGANPQHLEFAGFMGYDPFVGMGVPGILGSPEALFAKVMTLYDGFVDYARTQHPTLWRPGLTLNTAGSPSYRMHERERTSSEVSVGSALLKPTHYDLPSLEEHQPAAYIATPVLKSTGAVRIPALDGKSALFSWWDPNQRETFFIYGGNWMAEPESPKGLQFNGLYGRSSNQEMINGSHAVGLGVDDQVFLRPTQSESILLQFGDLLAVRDGRIVEQWPVYS